From a region of the Halomonas sp. HL-93 genome:
- a CDS encoding Trp family transcriptional regulator, protein MRSNDDYQAELIGYLLAIDSPDAMDKALASLLTPAEYQEISKRLQIFRLLREGVPHRKIAETLGVGIATVSRGSRALTTLPSLRPSSRNDQL, encoded by the coding sequence ATGCGCTCAAATGATGATTACCAGGCCGAACTGATTGGGTATTTGCTCGCCATTGATTCCCCCGATGCAATGGACAAGGCGCTCGCCAGCCTGTTAACGCCTGCAGAATATCAAGAAATCAGTAAACGCCTGCAGATTTTTAGGTTGCTACGCGAGGGTGTGCCCCACCGCAAAATCGCCGAGACCCTAGGCGTGGGGATCGCCACGGTGTCGCGTGGCTCACGCGCCTTAACCACGTTGCCTTCTTTACGACCCTCTTCACGGAATGATCAGCTATGA
- a CDS encoding anthranilate synthase component I family protein has translation MTTADTQDAKGPKPFTLPRKPHYVTLAADCDFFALFQKIERQFDTCYMLESLGEDSHMARHSIIGFDPEYTLYANGHTLTIEDRDGNASHYPSDNPYELLRSLIPQNIISRKYAGGLSGYLGYDAMQYFEPSLTLKASNDFDTFRFGLYKDGLILDKMTGEVIYFYYDNSRYAFLQTLIDADDTPPGPLHITALGDTMSQDEHAEAVAKVKQDIIDGKVFQCEVGFKKRFHIKGDTLALYDQLRTINPSPQMYCVKFGDQKLIGASPELLFRLRQGEMETFPLAGTTTRGQTPQEDTQLARALLNDPKEIAEHNMIVDLHRNDIGRVAQFGTVKVRSLMDIKRFSHVQHISSEIVGIIAEGEDMFSALASNFPAGTLTGAPKIEAMKIIDDLENDGRGPYGGAVGQFSFNGDCTFAIPIRTVFVNGENAYVQTCGGNVFDSNAADEYEEIRRKFAGTRKALAPFMSTHMDTESPA, from the coding sequence ATGACGACTGCCGATACGCAAGACGCAAAAGGCCCAAAGCCCTTTACGCTGCCGCGCAAGCCTCACTACGTTACCCTGGCGGCAGACTGCGACTTTTTTGCCTTGTTTCAAAAAATCGAGCGGCAATTCGATACCTGCTACATGCTGGAGTCGCTTGGCGAGGACAGCCACATGGCGCGCCACTCGATTATCGGTTTTGACCCCGAATACACGCTTTACGCCAACGGCCACACGCTGACGATCGAAGACCGCGATGGAAATGCCAGCCACTACCCAAGCGATAACCCTTATGAGTTGCTGCGCAGCCTGATACCCCAGAATATTATTTCGCGTAAGTATGCGGGCGGTTTGAGCGGCTATCTGGGCTACGATGCGATGCAGTATTTCGAGCCTTCGCTAACGCTAAAGGCCAGCAACGACTTCGATACGTTCCGGTTTGGGCTCTATAAAGATGGCCTGATTCTCGACAAGATGACCGGAGAGGTCATCTATTTCTACTATGACAATAGCCGCTATGCGTTTCTGCAAACACTGATCGACGCTGACGACACGCCGCCTGGCCCGCTGCACATCACCGCCCTGGGCGATACCATGAGCCAGGATGAGCACGCCGAGGCTGTGGCCAAGGTGAAACAGGACATCATCGACGGCAAAGTATTTCAGTGCGAAGTCGGCTTTAAAAAACGCTTCCACATCAAGGGCGACACCCTCGCGCTGTACGACCAGCTACGTACCATCAACCCTTCACCGCAGATGTACTGCGTCAAGTTTGGCGATCAGAAGCTGATTGGCGCAAGCCCAGAGTTGCTGTTTCGCCTGCGCCAGGGCGAAATGGAAACCTTTCCGCTAGCGGGCACCACCACCCGGGGTCAAACACCGCAGGAAGACACTCAGTTAGCCCGCGCGCTGCTCAATGACCCTAAAGAGATCGCCGAGCACAATATGATCGTCGACCTGCACCGCAATGATATTGGTCGCGTGGCGCAATTTGGCACGGTCAAAGTACGCAGCCTGATGGATATCAAGCGTTTTAGCCATGTGCAGCATATCTCCAGCGAGATCGTCGGCATTATTGCTGAAGGCGAGGATATGTTCAGCGCCCTGGCCAGCAACTTCCCGGCGGGCACCCTCACCGGCGCGCCGAAAATCGAGGCGATGAAAATTATCGACGATCTGGAAAATGACGGGCGTGGCCCCTACGGCGGCGCGGTAGGCCAGTTCTCGTTCAACGGCGACTGCACCTTTGCCATCCCCATTCGCACGGTGTTTGTGAATGGTGAGAATGCCTATGTGCAAACCTGTGGCGGCAACGTGTTTGATAGTAACGCCGCCGATGAATACGAAGAAATCCGCCGCAAATTTGCCGGCACCCGCAAAGCCCTTGCTCCTTTTATGAGTACGCATATGGACACGGAGAGCCCCGCATGA
- a CDS encoding anthranilate synthase component II, giving the protein MKVLIIDNYDSFTYNLYQFIGEILATEKNLGRVPHFEILVKRNNQIDFKAIEAMAPDRIIISPGPGSPDDPRYFGVCAEVIEKLGKTIPLLGVCLGMQGIVHVFGGKVIKAPLPMHGKISPINHNNHSVFNGVPDQLEVMRYHSLIADAATLPECLEVTATVGALAADNFEQRSRWQALGEFELMGVKHRDYPIHGIQFHPESFATEGGKELIANFLFAYDV; this is encoded by the coding sequence ATGAAGGTGCTGATTATTGATAACTACGACTCCTTCACCTATAACCTTTACCAGTTTATCGGTGAGATTCTGGCCACGGAGAAGAATCTCGGCAGGGTGCCTCACTTTGAGATACTCGTTAAACGCAATAACCAGATCGATTTCAAAGCAATAGAGGCCATGGCGCCGGATCGCATTATTATCTCCCCCGGCCCCGGCTCGCCGGATGATCCGCGCTACTTTGGCGTGTGTGCCGAGGTAATTGAAAAGCTTGGCAAGACCATTCCGCTACTGGGGGTTTGCCTGGGCATGCAGGGCATTGTGCACGTGTTCGGCGGCAAGGTAATCAAAGCGCCGCTACCCATGCACGGTAAGATCAGCCCAATTAACCACAACAACCATTCGGTATTTAACGGCGTACCGGACCAGCTTGAAGTGATGCGCTATCACTCGCTGATTGCCGATGCAGCGACTCTGCCCGAGTGTCTGGAAGTAACCGCCACCGTGGGCGCTCTGGCGGCTGACAACTTTGAACAGCGCAGCCGCTGGCAAGCGCTCGGCGAGTTTGAGCTGATGGGCGTGAAGCACCGCGACTACCCGATTCACGGTATTCAGTTTCACCCGGAGTCGTTTGCCACCGAAGGCGGCAAGGAGCTGATCGCTAATTTTCTGTTTGCCTATGACGTCTAA
- the rluF gene encoding 23S rRNA pseudouridine(2604) synthase RluF gives MSLRKSTRINKYISESGLCSRREADRFVEQGNVWINGRRATTGDQVVAGDRVKVNGQDIEPQEEEDLVLIALNKPVGIVSTTESSEKDNIVDFVKHGTRIFPIGRLDKDSQGLILLTNNGDLVNKILRANNQHEKEYRVTVNKPITDDFIQGMQSGVPILGQVTKKCHVEKVSTFEFTITLVQGLNRQIRRMCDYFGYDVTQLIRTRIMNVSLQGLALGDWRDLTPKEIATIEALTASSEAKPAPPPTAKRSSGQKKTRKSAAARPGKGGKPGEKALGKGAAKRSATGSGRAKPKSAGGKPALKGKSSGMPSGKKAAGRGKPGKGVAGRNKPMKGKASARRK, from the coding sequence ATGTCGTTACGAAAATCTACCCGCATCAATAAATACATTAGTGAGAGCGGCCTGTGCTCGCGGCGGGAGGCCGACCGCTTTGTGGAACAGGGCAACGTCTGGATTAACGGCCGCCGGGCGACCACGGGTGATCAGGTGGTGGCGGGCGATCGGGTCAAAGTGAACGGCCAGGATATCGAGCCGCAGGAAGAGGAGGATTTGGTCCTCATTGCGCTCAATAAACCGGTGGGCATTGTCAGCACCACCGAGTCGAGCGAGAAAGACAACATTGTCGATTTTGTAAAACACGGCACGCGTATTTTTCCCATTGGTCGGCTGGATAAAGACTCCCAGGGGCTGATATTGCTCACCAATAACGGCGACTTGGTGAATAAAATCCTGCGTGCCAATAATCAGCACGAAAAAGAATATCGGGTAACGGTCAACAAACCGATCACTGATGACTTTATTCAAGGGATGCAAAGCGGGGTACCGATTCTTGGTCAGGTTACTAAAAAGTGCCATGTGGAGAAGGTATCCACGTTCGAGTTCACCATTACGCTGGTGCAGGGCCTGAACCGCCAGATTCGCCGCATGTGCGATTACTTCGGCTATGACGTTACCCAGCTTATCCGCACGCGCATCATGAATGTATCGCTGCAGGGATTGGCGTTAGGCGACTGGCGAGACTTAACGCCGAAAGAGATCGCAACGATTGAGGCGTTAACAGCAAGTTCAGAGGCTAAGCCCGCGCCGCCACCTACTGCAAAGCGTTCTAGCGGCCAGAAAAAAACGCGAAAAAGTGCCGCTGCTAGGCCAGGAAAGGGCGGTAAACCCGGTGAAAAAGCGTTAGGTAAAGGCGCAGCGAAACGCAGTGCCACCGGTTCGGGGCGGGCCAAACCCAAAAGCGCTGGCGGTAAACCAGCGCTTAAGGGCAAGTCGAGTGGTATGCCTTCTGGCAAGAAAGCCGCGGGGCGAGGCAAGCCTGGCAAGGGCGTTGCTGGCAGAAACAAGCCTATGAAAGGGAAGGCCTCTGCGCGCCGAAAGTAG
- a CDS encoding DUF924 family protein: MKSDAQAVLDFWFEELTPVQWFKKDPMMDQAILERFGALHAQAAACECYAWRQTPQGRLAEIIVLDQFSRNIYRDDARAFATDALALALAQEAVAAGADAELSSNQRVFLYMPYMHSESAVIHERAMALYNQPGLENNLDYEVRHKAIIDRFGRYPHRNALLGRTSTDEELAFLKQPGSSF, translated from the coding sequence ATGAAGTCGGATGCTCAAGCGGTACTTGATTTCTGGTTTGAGGAATTAACGCCTGTTCAGTGGTTTAAAAAAGACCCTATGATGGATCAGGCGATCCTCGAGCGGTTCGGCGCTCTGCATGCTCAAGCGGCCGCCTGCGAGTGCTACGCTTGGCGGCAAACGCCCCAAGGGCGGCTCGCGGAGATCATTGTGCTGGATCAGTTCTCGCGTAATATCTACCGCGACGATGCCCGCGCCTTTGCCACCGATGCGTTGGCGCTGGCGCTTGCTCAGGAAGCGGTGGCCGCTGGCGCCGACGCAGAGCTTTCCAGCAATCAACGGGTGTTTCTGTATATGCCCTATATGCATAGCGAGTCGGCGGTGATTCACGAGCGGGCAATGGCGCTTTATAACCAGCCGGGGTTGGAGAACAACCTAGATTATGAAGTGCGTCACAAAGCCATTATCGACCGTTTTGGCCGTTACCCGCACCGCAATGCGCTACTGGGGCGAACGTCTACCGATGAGGAACTGGCGTTCCTGAAGCAGCCCGGTTCGTCTTTCTAA
- the ppc gene encoding phosphoenolpyruvate carboxylase: MSHDLHESLRDNVRILGDSLGRTIADDLGQSFVDKIETIRAHAKQGRQGDSLQQRNLIEYLRQLPEQDLLPVTRAFNQFLNLANIAEQHYRARFRRVEDYKPGSQPVLGELLKRAELAGNSPRKLVETLANMRVELVLTAHPTEVIRRTLIQKYDAIDDCLTAIEGSEDYPERGTRAQGRLEELISQAWHTDEIRHERPTPVDEAKWGFAVIENSLWQAVPDFHRDLDNLLLDTAGERLPLDAAPIRYASWMGGDRDGNPNVTAKVTKEVLLLGRWMAADLYLRDLEQLKTELSMWKANSALKAEAGDVAEPYREVLKRLLAKMESTRDWAKAELEGRNYDGGAIIETRDQLYAPLLACYRSLCDVGLDTIANGALLDTLRRVAVFGVTLTKLDLRQEASRHAQVMEELTDALNLGRYREWDETQRQEFLLAEFASRRPLIPRRWECSAESREVLDTFKVIAQEHAEALGTYIISMAAEPSDVLTVALLMKEASGNVTLPIAPLFETLNDLDHAGDVIDQLLALPGYRKLMRNGQEVMIGYSDSAKDAGQLAAAWAQYRAQESLVNVCERHGVDLTLFHGRGGTVGRGGGPAHAAILSQPPGSVNGSLRVTEQGEMIRFKFGQPDIALRSMEIYACAVLEATLLPPRAPEPQWREEMDQLSKVAHAAYVGVVREDPDFVPYFRAVTPEGALGRLPLGSRPTKRRQDGGVETLRAIPWIFAWTQIRLMLPAWLGSGEAFSRRLEQPGGREVLQEMRNEWPFFGTYLDMLEMLLAKADVAISAYYEHRLVDEPSLKALGKQLRERFARLEEAVLDILQQQELLENTPLIRQAIDVRNPYIDPLHGLQAELLQRNRDADGAISADLSRALMVTMAGIAAGLRNTG; the protein is encoded by the coding sequence ATGAGCCATGACTTACACGAATCGCTACGCGATAACGTGCGTATCCTGGGCGACAGCCTGGGGCGAACCATTGCCGATGATCTAGGCCAATCCTTTGTCGATAAAATTGAAACCATTCGTGCCCACGCTAAGCAGGGTCGGCAGGGTGATTCGCTACAGCAACGCAATTTGATCGAATATTTGCGCCAACTGCCCGAGCAGGATTTACTGCCCGTCACCCGCGCCTTTAACCAGTTTCTAAATCTCGCCAATATCGCCGAGCAGCACTATCGGGCACGCTTTCGCCGCGTTGAAGACTATAAGCCGGGCTCGCAGCCGGTGCTTGGCGAGCTGCTCAAACGCGCCGAGCTGGCGGGTAACTCGCCGCGCAAGTTGGTCGAAACACTGGCCAATATGCGCGTTGAGCTGGTGCTCACCGCGCACCCGACTGAAGTCATTCGCCGTACGCTGATTCAAAAGTACGATGCCATCGACGACTGCCTGACGGCCATTGAAGGCTCTGAAGACTACCCCGAGCGCGGCACCCGTGCCCAAGGGCGGCTTGAGGAGTTGATCAGCCAGGCGTGGCATACCGACGAAATTCGCCACGAGCGCCCGACACCCGTGGATGAGGCCAAGTGGGGGTTTGCGGTTATCGAAAACTCACTGTGGCAAGCGGTCCCCGATTTTCACCGGGATCTGGACAACCTGCTGCTGGATACCGCAGGCGAGCGCTTGCCGCTGGATGCCGCGCCCATTCGCTATGCGTCCTGGATGGGCGGCGACCGGGATGGCAACCCGAACGTCACGGCAAAGGTCACCAAAGAAGTGCTTTTGTTAGGTCGTTGGATGGCGGCGGACCTTTACCTGCGCGACCTTGAACAGCTCAAGACCGAGCTCTCCATGTGGAAAGCCAATAGCGCCCTCAAGGCTGAGGCAGGCGATGTGGCCGAGCCCTATCGCGAAGTGCTGAAGCGCTTGCTGGCAAAGATGGAGTCCACCCGCGACTGGGCCAAGGCCGAGCTTGAAGGTCGAAACTATGACGGCGGCGCGATCATCGAGACTCGTGACCAGCTATATGCGCCCTTGCTGGCCTGCTACCGCTCGCTGTGCGATGTGGGCCTGGATACCATCGCCAACGGTGCGCTGCTGGATACACTACGCCGGGTCGCGGTTTTTGGCGTCACGCTGACCAAGCTCGACCTGCGCCAGGAAGCCAGTCGCCATGCCCAGGTAATGGAAGAACTAACGGATGCGCTGAACCTTGGCCGCTATCGCGAGTGGGATGAAACCCAACGTCAGGAGTTTTTGCTTGCCGAGTTTGCCTCGCGGCGCCCGCTGATTCCCCGCCGTTGGGAGTGTTCGGCGGAATCCCGCGAGGTGCTTGATACCTTCAAGGTGATCGCACAGGAACATGCCGAAGCGTTGGGCACCTATATCATCTCCATGGCCGCTGAACCGTCTGACGTGCTCACCGTGGCGCTGTTAATGAAAGAAGCCAGCGGCAACGTGACGTTGCCGATTGCGCCACTGTTTGAAACCCTTAACGACCTTGACCACGCGGGCGATGTGATCGACCAGCTGCTGGCGCTGCCGGGCTATCGCAAGCTGATGCGCAACGGCCAGGAAGTGATGATTGGTTATTCGGACTCGGCCAAGGACGCCGGCCAGTTGGCGGCGGCCTGGGCGCAGTACCGGGCCCAGGAGTCGTTGGTCAATGTATGTGAACGCCATGGGGTTGATTTAACGCTATTTCATGGCCGTGGCGGTACCGTCGGGCGTGGCGGCGGCCCCGCGCATGCGGCGATTCTCTCCCAGCCGCCGGGCTCGGTAAACGGCAGCCTCAGGGTGACCGAGCAGGGCGAGATGATTCGTTTCAAGTTTGGCCAGCCGGATATTGCCCTACGCTCAATGGAGATTTATGCCTGCGCCGTGCTGGAAGCAACGCTGCTGCCGCCGAGAGCGCCCGAGCCTCAGTGGCGCGAGGAGATGGACCAGCTTTCCAAGGTCGCCCACGCCGCTTATGTAGGGGTGGTGCGCGAAGACCCTGACTTTGTGCCGTACTTCCGGGCGGTCACGCCGGAAGGCGCGCTGGGCAGGCTGCCGCTTGGGTCGCGGCCCACCAAACGCCGCCAGGACGGCGGGGTGGAAACGCTGCGTGCGATCCCATGGATTTTCGCCTGGACGCAAATTCGCCTAATGCTGCCGGCGTGGCTGGGCAGTGGCGAAGCGTTCTCGCGTCGCTTAGAACAGCCTGGCGGTCGCGAGGTGCTGCAGGAAATGCGCAATGAATGGCCGTTCTTTGGTACCTACCTGGACATGCTGGAGATGCTGCTGGCCAAGGCCGACGTGGCGATTTCGGCCTACTACGAGCACCGTCTGGTGGACGAGCCCTCCCTCAAAGCGTTAGGTAAACAGCTACGCGAACGCTTTGCACGGCTGGAGGAAGCCGTGCTGGATATATTGCAGCAGCAAGAGCTGCTGGAAAATACCCCGCTAATTCGCCAGGCGATTGATGTTCGCAATCCCTACATCGACCCGCTCCATGGTCTTCAGGCAGAGCTACTGCAGCGTAATCGCGATGCCGATGGGGCGATCAGTGCCGATCTCTCACGAGCACTGATGGTCACCATGGCGGGCATTGCCGCCGGTTTGCGCAATACAGGTTAA
- the mazG gene encoding nucleoside triphosphate pyrophosphohydrolase encodes MRYSLDDLLTLMHVLRDREQGCPWDIKQDWDSIVPHTLEEAYEVADAIERRAFDELPGELGDLLFQVVYYAQFAAEEQRFDFHDIVDTLTAKMLRRHPHVFPDGTLESRRPPGVSADDVQTQQVNRRWEALKADERAERSNHQVPSVLDDVPRTLPALSRAAKLSKRAARVGFDWPDSQGVLAKIREELDEVEEALAAGDNVHAQEEVGDLLFAVTNLARTLGANPEQCLRNTNAKFERRFRFVERELAAAGQPLADASLDEMEIHWLAAKAEETH; translated from the coding sequence ATGCGTTACTCGCTGGATGATTTGCTTACCCTGATGCACGTGCTGCGTGACCGCGAGCAAGGTTGCCCTTGGGATATCAAGCAAGACTGGGACAGTATCGTCCCCCATACCCTTGAAGAAGCCTACGAAGTGGCCGACGCCATCGAACGGCGCGCCTTTGACGAGCTGCCCGGCGAACTGGGCGACCTGCTGTTTCAGGTGGTTTATTACGCCCAGTTTGCAGCGGAAGAGCAGCGTTTCGACTTTCACGATATCGTCGATACGTTGACCGCGAAAATGCTCCGCCGTCACCCGCATGTGTTCCCCGACGGCACTCTGGAATCGCGCCGCCCGCCGGGCGTCAGCGCCGACGACGTGCAAACCCAGCAGGTCAATCGCCGCTGGGAGGCATTAAAGGCTGATGAGCGCGCCGAGCGATCCAACCATCAAGTGCCCTCGGTGCTTGATGACGTGCCGCGCACCTTGCCTGCGCTTAGCCGTGCGGCCAAGCTTTCCAAGCGCGCGGCTCGGGTCGGGTTTGATTGGCCTGATTCGCAGGGCGTGCTGGCCAAAATCCGTGAGGAGCTTGATGAAGTTGAAGAAGCCCTCGCCGCTGGCGATAACGTTCACGCCCAGGAAGAAGTCGGCGACCTATTGTTTGCCGTCACTAATTTAGCCCGCACACTTGGGGCCAACCCCGAGCAGTGCCTGCGCAACACCAATGCCAAATTTGAACGTCGCTTCCGTTTTGTCGAGCGTGAGCTGGCAGCGGCTGGGCAGCCATTAGCGGATGCCTCTCTAGACGAGATGGAAATTCACTGGTTGGCGGCCAAAGCCGAAGAAACCCATTGA
- the relA gene encoding GTP diphosphokinase: MVKVREDQPLTNSGTVDLKQWLTRLQEDVRLPEPERLQQACELAQTLELDAPRSHRVWLTPGSSFRMGLEMADILGELKLDQSTLEAAVLYRAVREGLLSLETVTKRFGGEVANLIDGVLQMAAISYPLAPNHGMGQHNQQENLRKMLVNMVGDVRVALIKIAERTCALRQVKDAPREKCLQVAREVADIYAPLAHRLGIGQIKWELEDLSFRYLHEDEYKAIAKLLAEKRLDRDRYIHDVVETIKGLMEAQNIHHYDVDGRAKHIYSIWRKMKRKRIDFSQVHDVRAVRILVPEVADCYTVLGIVHSRWHHVPNEFDDYIANPKKNGYQSLHTAVMGPENKVLEIQIRTFAMHDEAELGVCAHWRYKGHDTNAKSRSYEEKIAWLRQVLEWQDEVGGFGDLREGLSSDVAPDRIYVFTPDGHVIDLPRIATPIDFAYRVHTEIGHRCRGAKINGRIVPLTYKLKTGQQVEILTATKGGPSRDWLNPSLGYVRTSRARAKIQAWFKYQARDQNLDEGRALFEREMRRLDVDGLDLPKLAKSVNYQTADDMYAALGAGDLRIGQVLHQAQQLFGETDDQEQLDRLLAKPKRQSSKATKSDITVLGVGNLKTSMANCCRPVPGEPIVGFITQGRGVTVHRQDCSNILQLRLDEPQRIIEVEWGERAETRYPVTIEIQAWDRSGLLRDVTGLLGNEKVNVLAVNTLTDTDEGIARLRITLEVDGLEALGRLFSRIQQLPNVTEVRRLRDTDPEKTTRRGGA; this comes from the coding sequence ATGGTAAAAGTGCGTGAAGACCAGCCGCTAACCAACAGCGGAACGGTGGACCTAAAACAATGGTTAACGCGCCTGCAAGAAGATGTGCGTCTTCCCGAACCTGAACGTTTACAACAGGCCTGCGAGCTTGCCCAAACCCTGGAGCTAGACGCACCAAGGTCGCATCGCGTTTGGCTGACGCCGGGTTCCAGCTTTCGCATGGGCCTGGAGATGGCCGACATTTTAGGTGAGCTCAAGCTTGACCAGTCGACGTTGGAGGCGGCGGTCCTCTACCGTGCGGTGCGTGAAGGTCTGTTGAGCCTGGAGACCGTTACCAAACGGTTTGGTGGCGAAGTCGCCAACTTGATCGATGGCGTCCTGCAGATGGCGGCAATTAGCTATCCGTTGGCCCCCAACCACGGCATGGGCCAGCACAACCAGCAGGAAAACCTGCGCAAAATGCTGGTCAACATGGTGGGGGACGTACGCGTTGCGCTGATTAAAATTGCCGAGCGCACCTGTGCGCTGCGCCAGGTCAAGGATGCGCCGCGGGAGAAATGCCTCCAGGTCGCCCGGGAAGTGGCCGATATATACGCGCCGCTGGCGCACCGTCTGGGTATTGGGCAAATCAAGTGGGAGCTTGAAGACCTATCGTTCCGCTACCTTCATGAAGACGAATACAAAGCGATTGCCAAGCTGCTGGCCGAAAAACGCCTGGACCGTGATCGCTATATCCACGATGTGGTGGAAACCATCAAAGGCTTGATGGAAGCTCAGAATATCCACCATTACGATGTAGACGGGCGCGCCAAGCACATCTATTCGATCTGGCGCAAAATGAAGCGCAAGCGGATTGATTTCTCCCAGGTTCATGACGTGCGCGCCGTGCGCATTCTGGTGCCTGAAGTGGCCGACTGCTACACCGTCTTGGGGATTGTCCATTCCCGATGGCACCACGTGCCCAACGAGTTTGACGACTACATCGCCAACCCCAAGAAAAACGGCTACCAGTCACTGCATACCGCCGTCATGGGGCCGGAAAATAAAGTCCTGGAAATCCAGATTCGTACTTTTGCGATGCACGACGAAGCCGAGCTGGGTGTCTGTGCCCACTGGCGCTACAAAGGCCACGACACCAACGCCAAGAGTCGTAGCTACGAGGAAAAAATTGCCTGGCTGCGCCAAGTGCTGGAGTGGCAGGACGAGGTTGGCGGCTTTGGTGACCTGCGCGAAGGGCTGTCCAGCGACGTCGCTCCGGACCGCATCTATGTGTTTACGCCCGACGGCCACGTCATCGATTTACCCCGGATCGCCACGCCGATTGATTTTGCTTACCGCGTGCATACCGAGATCGGCCACCGTTGCCGGGGAGCCAAAATCAACGGCCGTATCGTGCCACTCACCTATAAGCTAAAAACCGGCCAGCAGGTTGAGATTCTGACCGCGACAAAAGGCGGGCCAAGTCGTGACTGGCTGAACCCCAGCCTGGGCTATGTACGCACCTCCCGCGCTCGGGCGAAGATCCAAGCCTGGTTCAAGTACCAGGCCCGCGATCAGAATCTTGACGAGGGGCGTGCGCTGTTTGAACGCGAAATGCGCCGCTTGGATGTCGATGGACTCGACCTGCCCAAACTGGCTAAATCGGTTAACTACCAGACGGCGGATGATATGTACGCCGCGCTGGGGGCGGGCGACTTGCGCATTGGGCAAGTGCTTCACCAGGCCCAGCAGCTATTTGGGGAAACCGATGATCAGGAGCAGCTCGACCGACTGTTGGCCAAGCCCAAGCGTCAGTCCAGCAAGGCGACTAAAAGCGATATTACCGTGCTCGGCGTCGGCAACCTGAAAACCAGCATGGCCAACTGCTGTCGGCCGGTGCCCGGCGAGCCCATCGTCGGCTTTATTACCCAAGGGCGTGGCGTCACCGTGCACCGCCAGGACTGCAGCAATATCCTGCAGTTGCGTCTCGATGAACCCCAACGCATTATTGAGGTGGAATGGGGCGAACGCGCCGAGACGCGCTACCCTGTGACCATTGAGATCCAGGCCTGGGACCGCTCGGGCCTGCTGCGCGATGTCACGGGCCTGCTGGGCAATGAAAAAGTCAACGTGCTGGCGGTGAATACGCTGACCGACACTGACGAAGGTATTGCGCGGCTGCGCATCACCCTGGAAGTCGATGGCTTGGAAGCGCTGGGGCGTCTTTTCTCGCGTATTCAACAACTGCCCAATGTGACCGAAGTCCGTCGCCTGCGCGACACCGACCCCGAGAAAACCACGCGTAGGGGAGGGGCCTAA